From one Lycium ferocissimum isolate CSIRO_LF1 chromosome 7, AGI_CSIRO_Lferr_CH_V1, whole genome shotgun sequence genomic stretch:
- the LOC132062354 gene encoding zinc finger protein ZAT1-like, which produces MTTMMKRSREEDMQVEAQAMANCALLILSRLNNNNISSSSTTDHHHNNDFECKTCNKRFPSFQALGGHRASHNKRPRSLGDFVIEAKKNKLHKCSICGMEFSLGQALGGHMRRHRDEINKTSMAAAEKMMIPVLKKSNSCKRIFCSDLNLTPNDNVDFKLWPTAPVPSPVLHIFIQFSIIHQDMTTMKRSRGEDMQVEAEAMANCTLMLLSRFNNNTSSTSSTNHHHGDFECKTCNKRFPSFQALGGHRASHNKRPRLLGDFVIEAKKNKMHQCSICGMEFSLGQALGGHMRRHRDEINKTSTMIPVLKKSNSCKRIFCSDLNLTPNDNVDFKLWHTAPVPSPVLHIFI; this is translated from the exons ATGACAACCATGATGAAAAGAAGCAGAGAAGAGGATATGCAAGTGGAAGCACAGGCCATGGCTAATTGTGCCTTACTGATTTTGTCTCgtttaaacaacaacaacatttcttcatcatcaacaacagatcatcatcataacaatgATTTTGAATGCAAGACTTGCAATAAACGGTTCCCATCTTTCCAAGCCCTCGGTGGCCACCGTGCAAGTCATAATAAACGGCCAAGATCACTCGGAGATTTTGTTATTGAAGCCAAAAAGAACAAGTTGCATAAATGTTCTATTTGTGGTATGGAGTTTTCTTTGGGTCAAGCATTAGGTGGTCACATGAGGCGTCACCGCGATGAAATTAATAAAACGTCGATGGCTGCAGCAGAAAAGATGATGATACCAGTGTTGAAGAAGTCAAATAGCTGTAAAAGAATTTTCTGCTCGGACTTGAACTTAACCCCTAATGATAATGTTGATTTCAAGTTATGGCCCACAGCACCGGTTCCATCTCCTGTTTTGCATATCTTTATT CAATTCTCTATTATCCATCAAGATATGACAACCATGAAAAGAAGCAGAGGAGAGGATATGCAAGTGGAAGCAGAGGCTATGGCTAACTGTACCTTAATGCTTTTGTCTCGTTTCAACAATAACACTTcttcaacatcatcaacaaatcatcatcacggtGATTTTGAATGCAAGACATGCAATAAACGGTTCCCATCTTTCCAAGCCCTCGGTGGTCACCGTGCAAGTCATAATAAACGGCCAAGATTACTTGGAGATTTTGTTATTGAAGCCAAAAAGAACAAGATGCATCAATGTTCTATTTGTGGAATGGAGTTTTCTTTAGGTCAAGCTTTAGGTGGTCACATGAGGCGTCACCGTGATGAAATTAATAAAACGTCGACGATGATACCGGTGTTGAAGAAGTCAAATAGCTGCAAAAGAATTTTCTGCTCGGACTTGAACTTAACCCCTAATGATAATGTGGATTTCAAGTTATGGCACACAGCACCGGTTCCATCTCCTGTTTTGCATATCTTTATTTAA